From the genome of Ardenticatenales bacterium:
AAACTACGTGGCATTGATGCTGTTTCTGTTCGTGAGCTAGGGCAGTTGGGCGAGTCTGACGAAAGCCATCTGGAGAGAGCGACACGCCTTGGCCGCGTTTTGGTCACATCTGACATGGATTTCCTGCGCTTTGCGGCAAGCGGCATCGCGCACGCTGGAATCGTATTTGGCGTTCAGGAAGACAACTCGATGGGGGATTGGGTGAAAAAGCTGGAACTGATTTGCTTTGTATACTCTCCTGCCGAGCTTGAAAACCACGTTGAATACCTCTGACCAGCAAGCAATCCGCCCCAATAAGTGCCGGCTCCAACTAATGTTGGTTTCCGGTCTCATTGCCGGGTCGTCGTTCGAGGACGACGATGTAGTGGTCGCCGGCGGGGGCGGTGAGGCGGGCGGTGGCGCGTTCCAGCCGATTCAGGCGGGCGAAAAGGTCGGGTTGGCGCGTTACCAGGTGTCCCAGGTAGCTGGGGGGCAGCCAGAGGCCGAGGCTGTGCCGTTCCACGACGCGGAACCAGGGGCGGAAATGGCTTTGCAGAGTGCGCAACGATGGATACCAGATGGGGATTTTGCTGGGGCCGATGCGGGCCGTGGCCGGGCCGCGCAGCCGCCGCAGGGCTGCGCGGAACTGGCCGTGCGCTGCGTACCAGGCGATTTCCCAGGGGCAGCAGGGACCCATGGGCACAAGGATGACACGCCCACCGGGACGAATAAGCTGGCCGATGGCGGCGGCCAGGGAGGGCCACCGGTCCGTGGTGTTCAGGCCGCCGAAGTTGCTGAGAAGGCCGTCGTAGGGGCCGGGTGGCAGATTGTTTTGGCGCGATAGGTCTTGCCAGGAGAGGGGGCGCACGTCTATCTGATCGGATAAGTTGGCCTGCCGCGCTTTGGCGATGGTTTGGGCGCACATGGCGGGGGAGGCGTCCGTGGCCGTGACGCGCAGGCCGTGGCGCGCCAACCATACGGCGTCCTCACCCGTGCCGCAGGCGAGTTCGAGGATGTGCTGGCCGGGTTGGAAGTGCCGGGCCAGCAGTTGCCACACACGCGCGCGCAGCATTTTTCCCAGGTGGGTATGGGTGAAGTCGGCGTCGTATGTGCCGGCAAAAGCGTCAAACGCCGCCGCCACCGAAGAAACACGCTCCTGGTCCCCCATCACCACGCATCCGTCGCCCGCTGCTCCGCCGCCCAACCGCGCCCGCTGGCCGGCTCGCCATCTTGCCCTTCCCGCTCCCGTTGCGTCAACCACATGCCCAACCGCCCCCGCCGCGCATTGAGAAACAGCTTCGCCAGACGCAGCACATTCCGCTCGCCCGCCAGCCGTGCCTTGTGCAATTGCACCTCATTCACCATCCAGCGCGTGGCGTGGTCATAGAAACGGGATGAATACCGCCCCAAGACGCGCAAATCGCGGTCGGTGCGCGCCTCCCACGCCAGGTCCGTGTCAATCCGATCCTGCACCGTCTCATAGTAAGCCGTGCCCTTGATTGGATAAGCCACCGTCGTCAGGAAAACGTCGGGATTGGCCGCCTTCAGATGCGCCGTCGTCGCTTCAATGTCCGCAACCGTTTCGCCATCGTACCCCAGCATGATAAACATGCCGACCTCAATGCCCCGTGCTTGCAGCATGTGTGTCTTTTGCTGCACATCCGCAACATCCGCTTTGCGCTTCATGCCGTCCAGAATGCGCTGCGAGCCGCTCTCCGAACCAATCCAGAGGCGATAGCAGCCCATTTCCGCCAGGGCGTTGACCATATCCTCGTTCAGGCGGTCCGCGCGGCTGATGCACTCAAATGGCAG
Proteins encoded in this window:
- a CDS encoding DUF5615 family PIN-like protein, which encodes MEAAIRLYFDENISPKVAEQLKLRGIDAVSVRELGQLGESDESHLERATRLGRVLVTSDMDFLRFAASGIAHAGIVFGVQEDNSMGDWVKKLELICFVYSPAELENHVEYL
- a CDS encoding methyltransferase domain-containing protein, producing the protein MGDQERVSSVAAAFDAFAGTYDADFTHTHLGKMLRARVWQLLARHFQPGQHILELACGTGEDAVWLARHGLRVTATDASPAMCAQTIAKARQANLSDQIDVRPLSWQDLSRQNNLPPGPYDGLLSNFGGLNTTDRWPSLAAAIGQLIRPGGRVILVPMGPCCPWEIAWYAAHGQFRAALRRLRGPATARIGPSKIPIWYPSLRTLQSHFRPWFRVVERHSLGLWLPPSYLGHLVTRQPDLFARLNRLERATARLTAPAGDHYIVVLERRPGNETGNQH